The sequence GTATTCGAAGTCAAGGGTATACCTTGTGGAACTACAGAAAAGCCTTTATGAAAACTGTCTTAAGAATATAGAAATAAATGGACTTCAGGACAGGGTAATGGCATTAAATGAGGATATAAGACTTATTGCAAAGGGCAAGACTATAGCTGGACTTGAAGAAAATACCTTTGACATTATAGTTTCAAATCCGCCCTTCAGGCCACCTGATACAGGAAGAATAAGTCCTGAGGATGAAAGAGCGCTCGCAAGGCATGAGATATCCCTGAAACTTGAAGATCTTTTAAAGGCTTCGCAGAGACTATTAAAGACAGGCGGCAGACTCTATCTTATTTACCTTCCGGAAAGACTTGTGGAGCTTTTAATAAAACTAAGAATATCAGGGCTTGAACCTAAAAGACTCAGACCCGTGCATTCAAAAATTAATGAGTCAGCAAGGATGATTCTTGTGGAGGCAGCTAAGGGAAGAAGA is a genomic window of Thermodesulfovibrionales bacterium containing:
- a CDS encoding tRNA1(Val) (adenine(37)-N6)-methyltransferase, which produces MMLTLDSIRDIKIFQSKRGYRFSVDSLLVFSFVNTRHAKKIADLGAGSGIIGILLAKKYSKSRVYLVELQKSLYENCLKNIEINGLQDRVMALNEDIRLIAKGKTIAGLEENTFDIIVSNPPFRPPDTGRISPEDERALARHEISLKLEDLLKASQRLLKTGGRLYLIYLPERLVELLIKLRISGLEPKRLRPVHSKINESARMILVEAAKGRRQGLTIEKPFIIYNEHGVYTEEMKNILK